AACGGGGGACGGTGGAGAAGATAAACCATGCATACGCCTACGGTGGTCCTGAGATGGCGAAACGCACTGTAGAGAATTTCCTCGACCTGCCCATCGACCACTTCGTCTCCATCAACATGGATGGATTTACGACGATCATTGATGAAATCGGCGGCGTCACCATAACGAGCCAAGATACATTCGAGCAGTCGGGTTACCAGTTTACAGCAGGCGAGACCTATGAGATGGATGGAGATATGGCCCTCGCCTTTTCAAGAAGCCGGAAGGCTGAAGGTGCCGGCGGCGACGCGGGGCGCCAGAATAGACAGCAGCAGGTGGTTCAGGGCATTGCCCAGGAGATCATGAGTCTCCAGACGCTCACCAACTTCAATGGTGTGCTCAATGTCCTGAGCGACAATGTGAGGACGGATATCCCATTCGGTGAATTGAATGCGCTCCGTTCGGATTATCAGGAGGCTGCACGGAATATGGACCGTCTGACATTGGAAGGTACAGACCAAAGACTGGATGATGGCCTGTGGTATTTCCTCCCGAATGACGAATCGTACAATGAGTTAAGAAGAGAATTGCGGGAGAACCTGGAACTGGAATAAGAAATGGAAGGGAGGACAAGTATATGCTCATCGATTTCGTACTGAATATTTCAATCACCATCACCGGCATATACCTGTTCCACCGGCTCCAGTACCTGGAAGACCGCAGATTCATCGATTCGGACATCTTTCAGGCGCTGCTGATGACCACCCTGTCCGTACTGCTGCTGATGGTGCCGATACATATGTATGATATGGTCTTCAGCCTTTATTTCATTCCATTGCTGATTCTCGTCAAGTACAGCGTCCCCTACCTGATCATCGTTTCGGTGCTGATCGTCTTCATGTTCCACCATATGATATTCAACTTCGACTGGCAGCTCTACCTCATATTCTTCATCCTCTATATACTGATCATGATGATACTGCCTTTCCTGAAATTCCAGAAGTTGAAGGAGCTGACTGCAGCAAGCATCATCTTCACTTCACTCTATGTCATCAGCATCCACATCTTCGTACAGCCACTCACTGCGTTCCAGATGATCGTCTTCATCCTGGCGAGCACCCTCGTGATGTTCGTTGCAATGATGATGTACGAGGACATCAATGCAATCCTAAGGCTCCTTAAACGCTATGAGGAGGAGGAATATAAGGATTTCCTCACCCAGCTGGGAAATGTCAAGGCGCTGGACAACGCTGTCGTCGAACTTCTGGAGGAGAGTGATACACTCAGCATGCTGCTCATCGACATCGATAATTTCAGTCTGATCAATGATGAACACAGCCACGCTTCAGGGGATGCACTGATTAGACAGATGGCGCACCTTCTGAACAACCATGCCCCGACAGGCGGGATGCTATTCAGAAGCAGTGGAGAAGAGTTTTCCATGGTCATACCGGATCTATCCTTCGATAGGACGGTCAGGCTGGCCGAAGCAATCCGCAACAGCGTCGAGCGTGCAAACTTCCATATAAGCGATACGGACACGGTACACCTGACCGTATCGATTGGTGTCGGATACCAGGTTGTCGTCCCCAATACGAAGGGAAGGCTGCTCAAGGAAGCGGACGATATGGTACACGCTGCAAAAAAACAGGGGCAGAACCGCGTCATGTTCAATCCATTATAAAAAAACCAGGATTGCATATCGCAACCCTGGTGCTAGTCTTCTACCGAGGAAAGGTTTTTAAGTGTAATGTTATGATGTGAGCCACTCCACTTCAACTTTCCACCCTCAAAATAGAAAGCCTGGGGAGATTCATGTTTGATATCAAAATGTTCAGCGATATAATTGGATAGGTTCCGATGGTCCTGAACGACCAGGTAGTATCCATCCATATCCCTTTCATAATGGAATTTCTGGAATTCGTCGAAGGCACCAGCCGAAATCGGACATGTACTGCTATGCTTCATAAAAAAGAAATCTTTATTATCCTGCAACAACTTT
The sequence above is drawn from the Salinicoccus roseus genome and encodes:
- the ytxJ gene encoding bacillithiol system redox-active protein YtxJ translates to MLTKTTSVEAFQKLLQDNKDFFFMKHSSTCPISAGAFDEFQKFHYERDMDGYYLVVQDHRNLSNYIAEHFDIKHESPQAFYFEGGKLKWSGSHHNITLKNLSSVED
- a CDS encoding LCP family protein produces the protein MKRTERRRMHPALKILLAVVLISVLVFAGLIAYVYFQLKGTTGQVFDDDFSNATSELRETDVSFRNGDPISVVLFGTDDDQERNESGMGQRSDTIMVVTLNPNTDEGRIVSIPRDTRAEIAERGTVEKINHAYAYGGPEMAKRTVENFLDLPIDHFVSINMDGFTTIIDEIGGVTITSQDTFEQSGYQFTAGETYEMDGDMALAFSRSRKAEGAGGDAGRQNRQQQVVQGIAQEIMSLQTLTNFNGVLNVLSDNVRTDIPFGELNALRSDYQEAARNMDRLTLEGTDQRLDDGLWYFLPNDESYNELRRELRENLELE
- the gdpS gene encoding GGDEF domain-containing protein GdpS gives rise to the protein MLIDFVLNISITITGIYLFHRLQYLEDRRFIDSDIFQALLMTTLSVLLLMVPIHMYDMVFSLYFIPLLILVKYSVPYLIIVSVLIVFMFHHMIFNFDWQLYLIFFILYILIMMILPFLKFQKLKELTAASIIFTSLYVISIHIFVQPLTAFQMIVFILASTLVMFVAMMMYEDINAILRLLKRYEEEEYKDFLTQLGNVKALDNAVVELLEESDTLSMLLIDIDNFSLINDEHSHASGDALIRQMAHLLNNHAPTGGMLFRSSGEEFSMVIPDLSFDRTVRLAEAIRNSVERANFHISDTDTVHLTVSIGVGYQVVVPNTKGRLLKEADDMVHAAKKQGQNRVMFNPL